A stretch of Cytophagales bacterium DNA encodes these proteins:
- a CDS encoding glycosyltransferase family 4 protein has product MNILFLADPSSIHDLKWITYQADEHQLFLVRRASHVSLQEDYKHQILEVGFLHDFSIIRIFKTISGFLKLRSIIKTHKIDVFHVYFVEPNILWAIFKPFLGVKIIATTRGTDILVTIKNHFRQFSLANLYTRILYQIAFRNCDCITGTSKGQKQMIRELFGLSDQVHVIRTGVDVSAMEKISSGSSLISGTRKYVFMPRVMKPLYNHEFTVEAIGLLKKEILADYDFVFIDEDAQDQSYVNRIKTLMEDNGAANFIFLTRQNQEQLFKLYYGTSLVIMNPISDGTPVSGLEAMYFGKPLILGPLGYDRDVFGEWTYILGEWSVQELAHTIEQAFLGFSEEESIQAREVVINLGNRSSEMKKISSLYEAVTASVEKSAST; this is encoded by the coding sequence GTGAATATTCTTTTTCTGGCGGATCCATCTTCCATTCATGACCTCAAATGGATCACTTATCAGGCAGATGAACATCAGCTGTTTTTGGTAAGAAGGGCATCACATGTAAGTCTGCAGGAAGATTACAAACATCAGATTCTGGAAGTAGGGTTCCTTCATGATTTTTCCATTATTCGGATATTTAAGACGATATCTGGCTTCTTGAAACTTCGATCCATCATCAAAACACATAAGATTGATGTTTTTCACGTGTATTTTGTAGAACCCAATATTCTTTGGGCCATCTTCAAACCCTTTTTGGGTGTCAAAATCATTGCTACTACTCGTGGCACAGATATTTTAGTTACCATAAAGAATCACTTTCGGCAATTTTCCCTAGCGAATTTGTACACGCGCATCTTGTATCAAATAGCTTTTCGAAATTGTGATTGCATTACGGGAACATCAAAAGGCCAAAAACAGATGATCCGGGAATTGTTCGGGTTGAGTGATCAAGTGCATGTCATACGAACAGGTGTAGATGTCAGCGCGATGGAAAAAATATCCAGTGGCTCGTCCTTGATTTCAGGAACCAGGAAGTATGTGTTCATGCCGCGTGTTATGAAGCCTCTTTATAATCATGAGTTTACCGTTGAGGCGATTGGCCTTTTGAAGAAGGAGATTTTGGCTGATTATGATTTCGTTTTCATTGATGAAGATGCCCAGGACCAGTCATATGTTAATCGCATCAAAACTTTGATGGAGGATAATGGGGCTGCCAATTTCATATTTTTGACAAGACAAAATCAGGAGCAATTATTTAAACTTTATTATGGTACTAGCCTGGTAATTATGAACCCCATTTCTGATGGGACACCTGTTTCTGGTCTTGAGGCAATGTATTTTGGAAAACCACTTATCCTGGGTCCTTTGGGGTATGATCGAGATGTTTTCGGAGAATGGACTTATATACTTGGTGAATGGAGTGTTCAAGAATTAGCCCATACAATAGAACAAGCCTTCCTCGGTTTTTCTGAAGAAGAATCGATCCAGGCTCGAGAGGTGGTAATTAATTTGGGGAATAGGTCGTCCGAGATGAAAAAGATTTCATCTCTTTACGAAGCTGTAACCGCTTCAGTTGAAAAAAGTGCTTCAACATAA
- a CDS encoding glycosyltransferase: protein MLQHKNILIVSPESWTHLFLSKHHYAVTLASLGNQVFFLNPPSGREALKHTEYDNLQVVDYKGFVPGLRFFPKIIRKLAQRRVFNQIQKRIGLPIDVVWSFDNSVFFDLDCLPTRVISISHIVDLNQDFHFDRAAGSAHICFCSTEHILTKAKRVNPKSYFINHGYDNQVSRGTFSVGTSQSLKVGYAGSLDMVYIDWDIIEQVVKKHRQITFYFAGKTHQFRLENEENATYVGKLSKPELFDFYDQMDLLILAYKADEYKEQLANPHKMMEYLGTGKPIVATHTHHYSEFSDLIAMSSTNDRWSQVFSEVVDNFDFWSEDSRNRKRRNIALENTYQKQVERIGSLIAKL from the coding sequence GTGCTTCAACATAAAAACATCTTAATCGTTTCCCCTGAAAGTTGGACACATCTCTTTCTTTCGAAACATCATTACGCAGTGACACTCGCTAGTTTGGGTAATCAGGTTTTCTTCCTGAATCCACCTTCCGGTCGAGAAGCGCTAAAACACACCGAATATGACAACCTTCAGGTTGTAGATTACAAAGGTTTTGTGCCCGGGCTCCGATTTTTTCCGAAAATCATTAGAAAATTGGCGCAACGAAGGGTCTTTAATCAAATTCAAAAGCGGATTGGCTTACCAATCGATGTGGTATGGTCCTTTGATAATTCAGTGTTTTTTGATTTAGATTGTTTGCCAACTCGGGTTATCAGTATCTCACATATTGTTGATCTGAATCAAGACTTCCACTTTGATAGAGCTGCCGGTTCGGCTCACATTTGTTTTTGCTCCACGGAGCATATCTTAACTAAGGCAAAAAGAGTAAATCCAAAGTCTTACTTCATCAATCATGGATATGACAATCAGGTGTCCCGGGGGACTTTTTCTGTAGGTACTTCTCAGTCTTTGAAAGTGGGGTATGCTGGCAGTCTGGATATGGTTTACATCGATTGGGATATAATCGAACAGGTTGTAAAGAAACACCGCCAAATTACCTTTTATTTTGCCGGTAAAACCCACCAGTTCAGGTTGGAAAATGAGGAGAATGCGACGTATGTGGGAAAGCTTAGTAAACCCGAACTTTTTGATTTCTATGATCAAATGGACCTTCTGATCTTAGCGTACAAAGCAGATGAGTACAAAGAACAACTGGCTAATCCGCATAAGATGATGGAATATTTAGGCACCGGTAAACCTATTGTAGCGACACACACACATCATTACAGCGAGTTTTCAGATTTAATTGCTATGAGTAGTACGAATGATCGATGGTCACAAGTATTTTCTGAAGTAGTTGATAATTTTGACTTTTGGTCTGAAGATTCCAGAAATAGAAAACGGAGAAATATTGCGCTTGAAAATACTTATCAAAAACAAGTGGAGAGAATCGGTAGCTTGATAGCGAAATTATGA